From the Deltaproteobacteria bacterium genome, the window CCCGCCATTCCTCATCAACTGACTCCGGCGCTTTTAAGTATTGGAGATATAACGTCTCGACGAATTCAGCGTTTTCATTGAGCAGAGCAAATTCGAGCGGAGCACGGTCTGCACCGTTCGCTCCCTCCAACGCGGCAGGTTCCATAGTCTTCATGCGGCTTTCTGTCCTGGAAGTTCGCCTCTGGCCTTCCCCTTATCAAGCTCGGTAGCGTGGCCCTGGCAATGTCAGAAGAACTCTTCCTCGGCGAGTATGTATTTGCCTCTACTATATCGTGATTACCCGTCCACCTCTACCACCATCTCAATCTCCACCGCGATCCCAAACGGTAATTGATACATGCCAACCGCTGAACGGGCATGGCGGCCACGATCCCCGAATAACTCAACGAACAGATCGGATGCGCCATTGATGACTTTAGGCTGGTCGGGAAAGTCTTCTGTACAGTTGACGAATCCTAAAACCTTGACAATACGACGGACTTTGTCAAGGTCGCCGATCACCCCTTTAAGCGACTGAAGCATATTGAGGGCAACCACTTTCGCGGCGTCATACCCTTGTTCAACAGTTAAATCCCGGCCAACTTTTCCTCTGATACGGGAAACTTTTCCATCTACCATTGTCACTGGGCCATGCCCAGAGATAAAAACCAAGTTGCCAGTGCGTACTGCAGGAACATAGTTCGCCACCGGAGTCGGGGTTGGTGGGAGCGTAAGCCCGAGCGTTGCAAGCTTTTTCTCAACTTCCATAGTTTTTCCCTTTCTATTTCAATTCAATTCTGAGCGGTCAGCCGTCAGCTATCAGCTTTCAGCTTGAGGACACAGATCGAACACACCGGCCAACTATAACCTATCCCCTGTGCCCTATTCCCATCTGGCTGTTAGCTGACCGCTGATAGCTGAATTCTCTCAACTCATCGTCACCATTTTGTCTGGATCACCGGGAACTGTTCCATTACGAATCTTCTCCGGCATTTTTGGGTCGGCGTTTTCCCACACTAACAACATCGAACGCTCAGGGGCAAACCCTTGGTGTTGGATATCCGAAGGCATAGCGCACACATCTCCAGGTCGCATGCGCACATACGCCATCAGTTCACCAGTATTTTGATCACAGACCTCCCAATCGATCTGGCCATTCAACTGGATAAACCATTCAACCCGATCATTCCCATGTTTCACCGGCAGCCGATGCTCTTCAGTCGTGGGGCAAAAGAGACTGTGCTCCAATACTGAAACAATCGAGGGATTCCACGTGACATCCGAGCGTGCGAGATATTCATAGAGGTTCACCAAGCCAAATTTGTTTTCTTGTCCAGACTTGATGTGCATCTCGCCGTACTTGAATTCGATCCCTTTGAAGCCATCGTTGATCGGATATTCAGGTTCTTGTCGATCAGACTGTTTGACAATACGGGTTGTCAGCACCCGTTTGCGATGAATCGCCTCAATATTTGAGGAGCGTTTCGGACCTACGGCTGATCCAGTTTCGCGCGGTGCGGCAAACGGATCAAAGTCAGCCGGCACCCAATCTTCCAACATCTGCGTAAACGTACGCTCAACTTCACCACGATTCAGCTCTTCCGCATGCCAGAAGCCACCTTGCTTAAGCGTTTTGTGGTATTTCCCAGCAAAGACTTCCACGGTCCCATAGTGGTTAATCGTGCCAAATATGTCATCGAACTTCACCATGCCGTAGAAAAAGCTCCAGGCCACATCACGTTGCAGAGGCTTGAGGAACGCATCAATGTCGAGCTTATGCTCCATCTCTTTCCCGGTCTGCGTGGGAAAGTAGATATGCGCAAAGTAATCATCACGGGTGAAGCGAAATTTGCTTAATTGGAATTCTTTGTACGCGGACATGGTTGTTCTCCATTTCCCTTCTACAATTCATGCGCCAACATGGGGCTAGGGGCTAGGGACTTGGGGCTTGGGGGAAAGAAGAACCAGCCTCACGCCTCTACTTACGTCGCTTCTTCGGCTCCCAGACTCCTAGACTCCCAGACTCCTAGACTTCTAGACTTTCCCCGACCATCCCTCACAAATCGTTTCCCAGGCCAGTATCGTCCCGTCGCTCTGCTTGGCTTGCTGGAGTAAGAGTGATCGCTTCGCAGCGCTAAACTTATAGGCCATTCCTTTTGGCAACAGACACAGATTCCCTTCGCGGACGATGATGTACCCCATCTCTTCACCTGGAACATCTACATGTGCTCCTGCAGCAAGTTCAACGCGAGGCTCCATGAAATCAACTCGGACTTCTCCTTCAAGGCAAACGATAAACTCATCGTGCGGCTGTAAACGCCACTGCGGCATGACCCCTTCAGCAGCGATACACTCAACCACATATGGGCCATTCTTTGCAACCGCAATTTTTTCGTAGGGTTTCGCGCGGGCACCGATCTCATAGACGTTGGAGTAGACGTATCGCTTGACGTTCTCGCGCGGGTCAACAATATCAACTCCACCTTTTTCATAGTGAGCCATACTTGCGGCTTGCGGCGCATCTTTTGTTGGTTTCATCTTTTCTCCTTTGCCGGAGCTTCGGCAGGTATCGCTGGGGGTGGCTCGGCAGGTATCGGATCTTGCGTTGCCGCTTTCCCCCATTGCAATAAATAATTCACCACAGTCCCCACGCGACTTTGGTCGTACCATTCACCCGCTGCGGGAAAAACAATCGTCAAACAGATCACGACGAATCCAAGCAAAAACAGAAATCGCAGGATTTTGCTGATCGCGACCAGCAAAGCAAGCGCAACCCCAAGGAGAATTAGCTGCACTTTAGAAAGGCTAAGGAGGAAAGCCCATCCCTGCCAAAAAGACTCTGCATCCATAGGGCTCTTACAATATCATTAGAAAATCATCCGTGCACCGCCAAACCAACCTGTATGGTGAGCGCGCACGATATAGAAGACGACCAGGGCAATCACTACCACAACCCAGCGCAATTCACTCACATTCAATGGTTGCCGTTTATCAATAATTGCGGCAAAGGGGACAAAAGAGGTCTGTTCCTTAAAAGCTGCGTACCCAGGAACATCAATAACCTTACGTCCATCTTGATGTGCGGCACCAATCCACGAGAACACACTAAACCCACCGAAAAAGATCAGGTCGGTCAGCGTACCGTTCATTAAACAATGCGCGATTCCAAAGAGAAAGATGGCCGCAAATGTCGGATGACGTGTGATCCGCGTGACGCCATACGCTTCTGGCACTCCGCTCGCGGGCATCATTGAACTCGGAGGGCGCGCGACCAACCCACTCACCAGAAGAACAAAGGCAAACGCCATAAGCAGCACATTGAAATCCTTCGCGATCAACTCAAGCCCAAGGAAAGAGTGCCAGAATTGGACGCCGGTGTGTTTATGGTTTCCGTAGTACATAGCCAAAGGAATGAACGTCGCGAAAGCAACCAGCGAGTAAATCCCCTGAAACGGACGTTCACCAACTTTGGCAATCAACTGTGGCCGGACAAAGGAGGAAGACAGGAGAATGTGTGATCCACCAAAGAGCACCCACCAAAATAAAACGACAAATGCTTCCCACATTTTTCCACTCCGTGGAGGGGCTGGGGGCTAGGGCTAACCACAAGTCCCTAGTCCCCAGCCCCTGGTCTCTCGTTAGCGCGCGATATATCCCCCATCAATCACAAACGGTGCACCAGTGGCAAAAGACGATTCATCGCTGGCGAGAAACAGGGCAGCATTGGCAATTTCTTCTGGCCTGCCCAAGCGACCAACAGGTTCGGTCCGCACGATTCGCTCGCGTGGTCGTCCGCCCACCACACGATCGACCATCGGCGTTTCGATCACGCCCGGACAGATACAATTGACGCGAATGTTCTTGTCAGCATACTCAAGCGCAGCCAAACGGGTTAGATTGATCACTCCTGCCTTTGCTGCGGCATAGGCCCCGCTACCAGGAAACCCAACCATTCCCGCCACCGACGCCGTACTAATAATCGACCCACCACCTTGTTTGATCATCTCAGGAATCACGTACTTCATTCCCAAGTAAACTGAGGTCAGGT encodes:
- a CDS encoding RidA family protein translates to MEVEKKLATLGLTLPPTPTPVANYVPAVRTGNLVFISGHGPVTMVDGKVSRIRGKVGRDLTVEQGYDAAKVVALNMLQSLKGVIGDLDKVRRIVKVLGFVNCTEDFPDQPKVINGASDLFVELFGDRGRHARSAVGMYQLPFGIAVEIEMVVEVDG
- a CDS encoding hydroxyquinol 1,2-dioxygenase, with protein sequence MSAYKEFQLSKFRFTRDDYFAHIYFPTQTGKEMEHKLDIDAFLKPLQRDVAWSFFYGMVKFDDIFGTINHYGTVEVFAGKYHKTLKQGGFWHAEELNRGEVERTFTQMLEDWVPADFDPFAAPRETGSAVGPKRSSNIEAIHRKRVLTTRIVKQSDRQEPEYPINDGFKGIEFKYGEMHIKSGQENKFGLVNLYEYLARSDVTWNPSIVSVLEHSLFCPTTEEHRLPVKHGNDRVEWFIQLNGQIDWEVCDQNTGELMAYVRMRPGDVCAMPSDIQHQGFAPERSMLLVWENADPKMPEKIRNGTVPGDPDKMVTMS
- a CDS encoding hydroxyquinol 1,2-dioxygenase, which translates into the protein MKPTKDAPQAASMAHYEKGGVDIVDPRENVKRYVYSNVYEIGARAKPYEKIAVAKNGPYVVECIAAEGVMPQWRLQPHDEFIVCLEGEVRVDFMEPRVELAAGAHVDVPGEEMGYIIVREGNLCLLPKGMAYKFSAAKRSLLLQQAKQSDGTILAWETICEGWSGKV
- a CDS encoding glucose 1-dehydrogenase, with the translated sequence MDRLKGKVAIITGGGSGIGRASCLLFAREGAKVVVADYVLEGGKETVRQITEAGGEAVFVQADVSKSADVQNMIGATIRNYGRVDVLFNNAGIEGPSSKLANLKEEDWDRVIAIDLTSVYLGMKYVIPEMIKQGGGSIISTASVAGMVGFPGSGAYAAAKAGVINLTRLAALEYADKNIRVNCICPGVIETPMVDRVVGGRPRERIVRTEPVGRLGRPEEIANAALFLASDESSFATGAPFVIDGGYIAR